The following proteins are co-located in the Sebastes umbrosus isolate fSebUmb1 chromosome 24, fSebUmb1.pri, whole genome shotgun sequence genome:
- the LOC119483496 gene encoding R3H domain-containing protein 1-like isoform X4 has protein sequence MRMSDTVDTETMKVSEAADTVPSPKDNNAGNSEVADQSQSSRDEHGGNNKRDAQPVKYSKSNTRLKLVRSLAVCEESFPCPSPEPSAAPQDGFLLQPFEKEDRATQDQAEKEDGCDKADKPEKTQRKMLSRDSSQDYTDSTGIDLHEFLVNTLKGNPRDRIMLLKLEQDILDFISNNESQKRKFPPMTSYHRMLLHRVAAYFGMDHNVDPSGKSVVINKTTNTRIPDQKFSEHIKDDRADDFQKRYILKRDNSSFDREDSTGDHFILDRSAQDEGACMSTQQRRQMFRLRAGRSGASRQSSSETETLPRHGEPRPWSSTDSSDSSNRLAPRPAITKASSFSGISPGLVRGDSTASSKSTGRLSKTGSESCSSVGSSSSSLSRPQLPLTVSAPSWSSIPSAPLIHPAADTRGSGHPEMIKSVPSQPPSATDATNYYVLPLEASGIPPGSVLVNPHTGKPFIHPDGSAVVYNPAAAAAGRIPQQGKTPQQPIPAPTQQQQQQPTNHLHSQPICPPLQLSSEPVHNPTVSYPLPPLPPSQFLPVCPNQQYTVPDALNAQFGHMTLAQQPHGDSGASAPDGRHYPTMYHHHPSSMVLQGAPQQHQQHHQQQVASYMLAGPSGGHPGLLQGQPVPLPTPGPNHAYHSSTPGPAAFPGSTLNQQLLQQHAYIQQPVQQMSACYCSSAHHPHCSGQQQHYRPPVNPLSYNCPQSQNLPQQQVHQAMMPNPASSYQTIVGMQPTSNLALTGNQQSNMGNQMQGMMVQYPPMQSYQQVSMPQQTYQQPVFVSCQPGQGAVAVAGMQPCYGLLPPNQHTTMSSTVSFLPAQMMEQLQFPQTSSPCVSQQHPGQQYAGLLPPGAGGGMVMLQMTAPSCQPRAPSPCQRKQPSHKHPGPEHQRGRRPAELPAPPDNTQSSLPLSPALTPSPGQPPSVKGLPSGISSIPVMAHHPHHHHPPLPTAFCHSGQGEAHYSLLGQPLQFKPSIRPPLIHTAHMVAKHQIGHTNTHHMGPLGVWRSGHGRKASRKPLSSDLSVGEAVSSQILEVTDPPEGISCTDSHHLLAELCKGGELIQRLSDHQPRLRNTTRDAPGGHLASSYSIFAMLPSRYAVPPSAALHHGGPRATFKLRTSARHNGELCDSDKAGS, from the exons ATGAGAATGTCCGATACAGTCGACACTGAAACGATGAAGGTTTCCGAAGCGGCCGACACGGTGCCATCTCCAAAAGACAACAACGCCGGCAACTCTGAGGTCGCCGACCAGAGCCAGAGCAGCAGAGATGAACACGGCGGCAACAATAAGAGGGACGCACAG CCTGTGAAGTACTCTAAG TCCAACACCAGGCTAAAGCTCGTGCGGAGCCTGGCGGTATGTGAAGAGTCCTTCCCTTGCCCTAGTCCTGAGCCTTCGGCAGCACCTCAG GATGGATTCCTTCTCCAGCCCTTTGAAAAGGAAGATCGAGCCACACAGGACCAAGCTGAGAAAGAAGACGGCTGTGATAAGGCGGACAAACCTGAGAAGACGCAGAGGAAGATGCTGTCGAGAG ATTCCAGTCAAGACTACACAGATTCAACTGGCATAGATCTCCACGAGTTCCTGGTCAACACGCTGAAGGGTAACCCCAG gGATCGAATCATGCTACTGAAGTTGGAACAGGACATCTTGGACTTCATCAGCAATAATGA AAGCCAAAAGAGAAAGTTCCCGCCCATGACGTCCTACCACAGGATGCTGCTACATCGAGTGGCGGCTTACTTTGGCATGGACCACAATGTGGACCCCAGTGGGAAGTCAGTGGTGATCAACAAAACCACCAACACTAGAAT ACCCGATCAGAAATTCTCAGAGCACATCAAGGACGACAGGGCAGACGATTTTCAGAAACGCTACATTCTCAAACGAGACAACTCCAGCTTTGATCGCGAAGACAGCACG GGAGACCACTTCATACTCGATAGAAG CGCTCAGGATGAAGGCGCATGCATGAGCACCCAACAGAGGCGGCAAATGTTCAG GTTACGGGCCGGTCGGTCGGGCGCCAGCCGGCAGAGCAGCTCCGAGACGGAGACGCTGCCGCGGCACGGCGAGCCCCGGCCGTGGAGCAGCACCGACAGCTCGGACAGCTCCAACCGGCTCGCCCCGCGGCCCGCCATCACCAAGGCCAGCAGCTTCAGCGGCATCTCCCCCGGCCTGGTCCGAGGGGACAGCACGGCCAGCAGCAAGAGCACCGGGAGGCTCTCCAAGACAG GTTCGGAGTCGTGCAGCAGCGTCGGCTCCTCGTCCAGCTCGCTGTCCCGTCCCCAGCTGCCTCTCACGGTCTCGGCCCCGTCCTGGTCCAGCATCCCCAGCGCGCCCTTAATCCACCCGGCCGCCGACACCAGAGGCTCCGGACACCCTGAGATGATCAAGAGCGTCCCCTCGCAGCCGCCATCCGCTACAGACGCAACCAACTATTACGTGTTGCCGCTGGAAGCCTCAGGGATACCGCCGGGCAGCGTTCTGGTCAACCCACACACAG GCAAGCCTTTCATCCACCCCGACGGCAGCGCCGTAGTTTATAACccggccgccgccgccgctggcAGGATCCCACAGCAGGGGAAAACCCCACAGCAGCCAATCCCTGCCccgacacagcagcagcagcagcagccaaccAATCACCTGCACTCCCAG CCGAtctgtcctcctctccagcTGTCCTCCGAGCCCGTTCACAACCCGACGGTCTCgtatcctcttcctcctcttcctccttctcagtTCCTGCCCGTCTGTCCTAACCAACAGTACACTGTG CCTGACGCCCTCAACGCCCAGTTCGGTCACATGACCCTGGCGCAGCAGCCGCACGGCGACAGCGGCGCTTCGGCTCCGGACGGCCGCCACTACCCAACCAtgtaccaccaccacccctcctctATGGTGCTGCAGGGAGCCccgcagcagcatcagcagcatcatcagcagcaggttGCTAGCTACATGCTGGCGGGCCCATCGGGAGGACACCCGGGGTTGCTGCAGGGTCAGCCCGTCCCGCTCCCGACGCCGGGCCCCAACCACGCGTATCACAGCTCCACCCCGGGCCCTGCTGCTTTCCCCGGGTCCACGCTGAACCAGCAGCTACTCCAGCAGCACGCCTACATCCAGCAGCCTGTCCAGCAG ATGTCGGCGTGTTACTGCTCTTCAGCGCACCACCCCCACTGCTCcggccagcagcagcactaCCGGCCCCCCGTCAACCCGCTGTCCTATAACTGCCCTCAGAGCCAAAACCTGCCCCAGCAACAAG TGCACCAAGCCATGATGCCAAACCCAGCGTCCAGCTACCAGACCATAGTGGGCATGCAGCCAACATCCAACCTCGCGCTCACTGGCAACCAGCAAAGCAATATGGGCAACCAGATGCAAGGCATGATGGTCCAGTACCCTCCAATGCAGTCTTATCAG CAGGTTTCTATGCCACAGCAGACGTACCAGcagccagtgtttgtgtcctgtcaGCCAGGACAGGGGGCGGTGGCTGTGGCTGGCATGCAGCCCTGCTACGGCCTGCTCCCCCCGAACCAGCACACCACCATGAG TTCAACAGTGAGTTTCCTGCCCGCCCAGATGATGGAGCAGCTCCAGTTTCCTCAGACCTCGTCGCCCTGCGTCTCCCAGCAGCACCCGGGACAGCAGTATGCAG GGTTGTTACCCCCGGGCGCCGGCGGCGGCATGGTGATGCTGCAGATGACAGCACCCTCCTGCCAGCCCCGCGCCCCCTCCCCCTGCCAGCGGAAACAGCCCAGCCACAAACACCCGGGCCCCGAGCACCAGCGCGGCCGCCGGCCTGCCGAGCTCCCCGCGCCTCCGGACAACACCCAG agCAGCCTGCCCTTGTCTCCGGCACTCACTCCCTCGCCAGGCCAGCCGCCCAGCGTCAAGGGCCTCCCATCAGGCATCTCGTCCATCCCTGTCATGGCCCACCAcccgcaccaccaccacccgccGCTCCCTACAGCCTTCTGCCACAGTGGACAAG GTGAAGCACACTACTCTCTACTGGGCCAACCTCTGCAGTTCAAACCCTCCATCAGACCTCCGCTGATCCACACTGCCCACATGGTGGCCAAACACCAGATCggacacaccaacacacaccacaTG GGTCCACTGGGGGTTTGGCGTAGCGGTCATGGGAGGAAGGCCAGCAGAAAACCTCTGTCTTCAGATCTCAGTGTAGGTGAAGCAG tgaGCAGTCAGATCCTGGAAGTGACAGATCCTCCGGAGGGGATCAGCTGTACAGACTCCCACCACCTCCTGGCAGAGCTCTGCAAAGGGGGCGAATTGATCCAGCGGCTGTCGGACCATCAGCCCCGGCTGCGCAACACGACCAGGGACGCTCCCGGCGGACACCTGGCCTCATCATACTCCATCTTCGCCATGCTACCCTCCAGATATGCTGTTCCCCCGAGCGCCGCGCTCCACCACGGCGGCCCCCGGGCCACCTTTAAACTCAGAACTAGCGCCAGACACAACGGGGAGCTGTGCGACTCGGACAAGGCCGGCTCATAG
- the LOC119483496 gene encoding R3H domain-containing protein 1-like isoform X6 produces MRMSDTVDTETMKVSEAADTVPSPKDNNAGNSEVADQSQSSRDEHGGNNKRDAQPVKYSKSNTRLKLVRSLAVCEESFPCPSPEPSAAPQDGFLLQPFEKEDRATQDQAEKEDGCDKADKPEKTQRKMLSRDSSQDYTDSTGIDLHEFLVNTLKGNPRDRIMLLKLEQDILDFISNNESQKRKFPPMTSYHRMLLHRVAAYFGMDHNVDPSGKSVVINKTTNTRIPDQKFSEHIKDDRADDFQKRYILKRDNSSFDREDSTIRMRLKADKRSKSMEEREEEYQRARERIFAHDGDHFILDRSAQDEGACMSTQQRRQMFRLRAGRSGASRQSSSETETLPRHGEPRPWSSTDSSDSSNRLAPRPAITKASSFSGISPGLVRGDSTASSKSTGRLSKTGSESCSSVGSSSSSLSRPQLPLTVSAPSWSSIPSAPLIHPAADTRGSGHPEMIKSVPSQPPSATDATNYYVLPLEASGIPPGSVLVNPHTGKPFIHPDGSAVVYNPAAAAAGRIPQQGKTPQQPIPAPTQQQQQQPTNHLHSQPDALNAQFGHMTLAQQPHGDSGASAPDGRHYPTMYHHHPSSMVLQGAPQQHQQHHQQQVASYMLAGPSGGHPGLLQGQPVPLPTPGPNHAYHSSTPGPAAFPGSTLNQQLLQQHAYIQQPVQQMSACYCSSAHHPHCSGQQQHYRPPVNPLSYNCPQSQNLPQQQVHQAMMPNPASSYQTIVGMQPTSNLALTGNQQSNMGNQMQGMMVQYPPMQSYQQVSMPQQTYQQPVFVSCQPGQGAVAVAGMQPCYGLLPPNQHTTMSSTVSFLPAQMMEQLQFPQTSSPCVSQQHPGQQYAGLLPPGAGGGMVMLQMTAPSCQPRAPSPCQRKQPSHKHPGPEHQRGRRPAELPAPPDNTQSSLPLSPALTPSPGQPPSVKGLPSGISSIPVMAHHPHHHHPPLPTAFCHSGQGEAHYSLLGQPLQFKPSIRPPLIHTAHMVAKHQIGHTNTHHMGPLGVWRSGHGRKASRKPLSSDLSVGEAVSSQILEVTDPPEGISCTDSHHLLAELCKGGELIQRLSDHQPRLRNTTRDAPGGHLASSYSIFAMLPSRYAVPPSAALHHGGPRATFKLRTSARHNGELCDSDKAGS; encoded by the exons ATGAGAATGTCCGATACAGTCGACACTGAAACGATGAAGGTTTCCGAAGCGGCCGACACGGTGCCATCTCCAAAAGACAACAACGCCGGCAACTCTGAGGTCGCCGACCAGAGCCAGAGCAGCAGAGATGAACACGGCGGCAACAATAAGAGGGACGCACAG CCTGTGAAGTACTCTAAG TCCAACACCAGGCTAAAGCTCGTGCGGAGCCTGGCGGTATGTGAAGAGTCCTTCCCTTGCCCTAGTCCTGAGCCTTCGGCAGCACCTCAG GATGGATTCCTTCTCCAGCCCTTTGAAAAGGAAGATCGAGCCACACAGGACCAAGCTGAGAAAGAAGACGGCTGTGATAAGGCGGACAAACCTGAGAAGACGCAGAGGAAGATGCTGTCGAGAG ATTCCAGTCAAGACTACACAGATTCAACTGGCATAGATCTCCACGAGTTCCTGGTCAACACGCTGAAGGGTAACCCCAG gGATCGAATCATGCTACTGAAGTTGGAACAGGACATCTTGGACTTCATCAGCAATAATGA AAGCCAAAAGAGAAAGTTCCCGCCCATGACGTCCTACCACAGGATGCTGCTACATCGAGTGGCGGCTTACTTTGGCATGGACCACAATGTGGACCCCAGTGGGAAGTCAGTGGTGATCAACAAAACCACCAACACTAGAAT ACCCGATCAGAAATTCTCAGAGCACATCAAGGACGACAGGGCAGACGATTTTCAGAAACGCTACATTCTCAAACGAGACAACTCCAGCTTTGATCGCGAAGACAGCACG ATCCGAATGCGTTTGAAAGCTGACAAGAGGAGCAAATcgatggaggagagggaggaggagtaCCAGCGAGCCAGAGAAAGGATATTTGCACATGAT GGAGACCACTTCATACTCGATAGAAG CGCTCAGGATGAAGGCGCATGCATGAGCACCCAACAGAGGCGGCAAATGTTCAG GTTACGGGCCGGTCGGTCGGGCGCCAGCCGGCAGAGCAGCTCCGAGACGGAGACGCTGCCGCGGCACGGCGAGCCCCGGCCGTGGAGCAGCACCGACAGCTCGGACAGCTCCAACCGGCTCGCCCCGCGGCCCGCCATCACCAAGGCCAGCAGCTTCAGCGGCATCTCCCCCGGCCTGGTCCGAGGGGACAGCACGGCCAGCAGCAAGAGCACCGGGAGGCTCTCCAAGACAG GTTCGGAGTCGTGCAGCAGCGTCGGCTCCTCGTCCAGCTCGCTGTCCCGTCCCCAGCTGCCTCTCACGGTCTCGGCCCCGTCCTGGTCCAGCATCCCCAGCGCGCCCTTAATCCACCCGGCCGCCGACACCAGAGGCTCCGGACACCCTGAGATGATCAAGAGCGTCCCCTCGCAGCCGCCATCCGCTACAGACGCAACCAACTATTACGTGTTGCCGCTGGAAGCCTCAGGGATACCGCCGGGCAGCGTTCTGGTCAACCCACACACAG GCAAGCCTTTCATCCACCCCGACGGCAGCGCCGTAGTTTATAACccggccgccgccgccgctggcAGGATCCCACAGCAGGGGAAAACCCCACAGCAGCCAATCCCTGCCccgacacagcagcagcagcagcagccaaccAATCACCTGCACTCCCAG CCTGACGCCCTCAACGCCCAGTTCGGTCACATGACCCTGGCGCAGCAGCCGCACGGCGACAGCGGCGCTTCGGCTCCGGACGGCCGCCACTACCCAACCAtgtaccaccaccacccctcctctATGGTGCTGCAGGGAGCCccgcagcagcatcagcagcatcatcagcagcaggttGCTAGCTACATGCTGGCGGGCCCATCGGGAGGACACCCGGGGTTGCTGCAGGGTCAGCCCGTCCCGCTCCCGACGCCGGGCCCCAACCACGCGTATCACAGCTCCACCCCGGGCCCTGCTGCTTTCCCCGGGTCCACGCTGAACCAGCAGCTACTCCAGCAGCACGCCTACATCCAGCAGCCTGTCCAGCAG ATGTCGGCGTGTTACTGCTCTTCAGCGCACCACCCCCACTGCTCcggccagcagcagcactaCCGGCCCCCCGTCAACCCGCTGTCCTATAACTGCCCTCAGAGCCAAAACCTGCCCCAGCAACAAG TGCACCAAGCCATGATGCCAAACCCAGCGTCCAGCTACCAGACCATAGTGGGCATGCAGCCAACATCCAACCTCGCGCTCACTGGCAACCAGCAAAGCAATATGGGCAACCAGATGCAAGGCATGATGGTCCAGTACCCTCCAATGCAGTCTTATCAG CAGGTTTCTATGCCACAGCAGACGTACCAGcagccagtgtttgtgtcctgtcaGCCAGGACAGGGGGCGGTGGCTGTGGCTGGCATGCAGCCCTGCTACGGCCTGCTCCCCCCGAACCAGCACACCACCATGAG TTCAACAGTGAGTTTCCTGCCCGCCCAGATGATGGAGCAGCTCCAGTTTCCTCAGACCTCGTCGCCCTGCGTCTCCCAGCAGCACCCGGGACAGCAGTATGCAG GGTTGTTACCCCCGGGCGCCGGCGGCGGCATGGTGATGCTGCAGATGACAGCACCCTCCTGCCAGCCCCGCGCCCCCTCCCCCTGCCAGCGGAAACAGCCCAGCCACAAACACCCGGGCCCCGAGCACCAGCGCGGCCGCCGGCCTGCCGAGCTCCCCGCGCCTCCGGACAACACCCAG agCAGCCTGCCCTTGTCTCCGGCACTCACTCCCTCGCCAGGCCAGCCGCCCAGCGTCAAGGGCCTCCCATCAGGCATCTCGTCCATCCCTGTCATGGCCCACCAcccgcaccaccaccacccgccGCTCCCTACAGCCTTCTGCCACAGTGGACAAG GTGAAGCACACTACTCTCTACTGGGCCAACCTCTGCAGTTCAAACCCTCCATCAGACCTCCGCTGATCCACACTGCCCACATGGTGGCCAAACACCAGATCggacacaccaacacacaccacaTG GGTCCACTGGGGGTTTGGCGTAGCGGTCATGGGAGGAAGGCCAGCAGAAAACCTCTGTCTTCAGATCTCAGTGTAGGTGAAGCAG tgaGCAGTCAGATCCTGGAAGTGACAGATCCTCCGGAGGGGATCAGCTGTACAGACTCCCACCACCTCCTGGCAGAGCTCTGCAAAGGGGGCGAATTGATCCAGCGGCTGTCGGACCATCAGCCCCGGCTGCGCAACACGACCAGGGACGCTCCCGGCGGACACCTGGCCTCATCATACTCCATCTTCGCCATGCTACCCTCCAGATATGCTGTTCCCCCGAGCGCCGCGCTCCACCACGGCGGCCCCCGGGCCACCTTTAAACTCAGAACTAGCGCCAGACACAACGGGGAGCTGTGCGACTCGGACAAGGCCGGCTCATAG
- the LOC119483496 gene encoding R3H domain-containing protein 1-like isoform X2 — MRMSDTVDTETMKVSEAADTVPSPKDNNAGNSEVADQSQSSRDEHGGNNKRDAQPVKYSKSNTRLKLVRSLAVCEESFPCPSPEPSAAPQDGFLLQPFEKEDRATQDQAEKEDGCDKADKPEKTQRKMLSRDSSQDYTDSTGIDLHEFLVNTLKGNPRDRIMLLKLEQDILDFISNNESQKRKFPPMTSYHRMLLHRVAAYFGMDHNVDPSGKSVVINKTTNTRIPDQKFSEHIKDDRADDFQKRYILKRDNSSFDREDSTIRMRLKADKRSKSMEEREEEYQRARERIFAHDGDHFILDRSAQDEGACMSTQQRRQMFRLRAGRSGASRQSSSETETLPRHGEPRPWSSTDSSDSSNRLAPRPAITKASSFSGISPGLVRGDSTASSKSTGRLSKTGSESCSSVGSSSSSLSRPQLPLTVSAPSWSSIPSAPLIHPAADTRGSGHPEMIKSVPSQPPSATDATNYYVLPLEASGIPPGSVLVNPHTGKPFIHPDGSAVVYNPAAAAAGRIPQQGKTPQQPIPAPTQQQQQQPTNHLHSQPICPPLQLSSEPVHNPTVSYPLPPLPPSQFLPVCPNQQYTVPDALNAQFGHMTLAQQPHGDSGASAPDGRHYPTMYHHHPSSMVLQGAPQQHQQHHQQQVASYMLAGPSGGHPGLLQGQPVPLPTPGPNHAYHSSTPGPAAFPGSTLNQQLLQQHAYIQQPVQQMSACYCSSAHHPHCSGQQQHYRPPVNPLSYNCPQSQNLPQQQVHQAMMPNPASSYQTIVGMQPTSNLALTGNQQSNMGNQMQGMMVQYPPMQSYQVSMPQQTYQQPVFVSCQPGQGAVAVAGMQPCYGLLPPNQHTTMSSTVSFLPAQMMEQLQFPQTSSPCVSQQHPGQQYAGLLPPGAGGGMVMLQMTAPSCQPRAPSPCQRKQPSHKHPGPEHQRGRRPAELPAPPDNTQSSLPLSPALTPSPGQPPSVKGLPSGISSIPVMAHHPHHHHPPLPTAFCHSGQGEAHYSLLGQPLQFKPSIRPPLIHTAHMVAKHQIGHTNTHHMGPLGVWRSGHGRKASRKPLSSDLSVGEAVSSQILEVTDPPEGISCTDSHHLLAELCKGGELIQRLSDHQPRLRNTTRDAPGGHLASSYSIFAMLPSRYAVPPSAALHHGGPRATFKLRTSARHNGELCDSDKAGS; from the exons ATGAGAATGTCCGATACAGTCGACACTGAAACGATGAAGGTTTCCGAAGCGGCCGACACGGTGCCATCTCCAAAAGACAACAACGCCGGCAACTCTGAGGTCGCCGACCAGAGCCAGAGCAGCAGAGATGAACACGGCGGCAACAATAAGAGGGACGCACAG CCTGTGAAGTACTCTAAG TCCAACACCAGGCTAAAGCTCGTGCGGAGCCTGGCGGTATGTGAAGAGTCCTTCCCTTGCCCTAGTCCTGAGCCTTCGGCAGCACCTCAG GATGGATTCCTTCTCCAGCCCTTTGAAAAGGAAGATCGAGCCACACAGGACCAAGCTGAGAAAGAAGACGGCTGTGATAAGGCGGACAAACCTGAGAAGACGCAGAGGAAGATGCTGTCGAGAG ATTCCAGTCAAGACTACACAGATTCAACTGGCATAGATCTCCACGAGTTCCTGGTCAACACGCTGAAGGGTAACCCCAG gGATCGAATCATGCTACTGAAGTTGGAACAGGACATCTTGGACTTCATCAGCAATAATGA AAGCCAAAAGAGAAAGTTCCCGCCCATGACGTCCTACCACAGGATGCTGCTACATCGAGTGGCGGCTTACTTTGGCATGGACCACAATGTGGACCCCAGTGGGAAGTCAGTGGTGATCAACAAAACCACCAACACTAGAAT ACCCGATCAGAAATTCTCAGAGCACATCAAGGACGACAGGGCAGACGATTTTCAGAAACGCTACATTCTCAAACGAGACAACTCCAGCTTTGATCGCGAAGACAGCACG ATCCGAATGCGTTTGAAAGCTGACAAGAGGAGCAAATcgatggaggagagggaggaggagtaCCAGCGAGCCAGAGAAAGGATATTTGCACATGAT GGAGACCACTTCATACTCGATAGAAG CGCTCAGGATGAAGGCGCATGCATGAGCACCCAACAGAGGCGGCAAATGTTCAG GTTACGGGCCGGTCGGTCGGGCGCCAGCCGGCAGAGCAGCTCCGAGACGGAGACGCTGCCGCGGCACGGCGAGCCCCGGCCGTGGAGCAGCACCGACAGCTCGGACAGCTCCAACCGGCTCGCCCCGCGGCCCGCCATCACCAAGGCCAGCAGCTTCAGCGGCATCTCCCCCGGCCTGGTCCGAGGGGACAGCACGGCCAGCAGCAAGAGCACCGGGAGGCTCTCCAAGACAG GTTCGGAGTCGTGCAGCAGCGTCGGCTCCTCGTCCAGCTCGCTGTCCCGTCCCCAGCTGCCTCTCACGGTCTCGGCCCCGTCCTGGTCCAGCATCCCCAGCGCGCCCTTAATCCACCCGGCCGCCGACACCAGAGGCTCCGGACACCCTGAGATGATCAAGAGCGTCCCCTCGCAGCCGCCATCCGCTACAGACGCAACCAACTATTACGTGTTGCCGCTGGAAGCCTCAGGGATACCGCCGGGCAGCGTTCTGGTCAACCCACACACAG GCAAGCCTTTCATCCACCCCGACGGCAGCGCCGTAGTTTATAACccggccgccgccgccgctggcAGGATCCCACAGCAGGGGAAAACCCCACAGCAGCCAATCCCTGCCccgacacagcagcagcagcagcagccaaccAATCACCTGCACTCCCAG CCGAtctgtcctcctctccagcTGTCCTCCGAGCCCGTTCACAACCCGACGGTCTCgtatcctcttcctcctcttcctccttctcagtTCCTGCCCGTCTGTCCTAACCAACAGTACACTGTG CCTGACGCCCTCAACGCCCAGTTCGGTCACATGACCCTGGCGCAGCAGCCGCACGGCGACAGCGGCGCTTCGGCTCCGGACGGCCGCCACTACCCAACCAtgtaccaccaccacccctcctctATGGTGCTGCAGGGAGCCccgcagcagcatcagcagcatcatcagcagcaggttGCTAGCTACATGCTGGCGGGCCCATCGGGAGGACACCCGGGGTTGCTGCAGGGTCAGCCCGTCCCGCTCCCGACGCCGGGCCCCAACCACGCGTATCACAGCTCCACCCCGGGCCCTGCTGCTTTCCCCGGGTCCACGCTGAACCAGCAGCTACTCCAGCAGCACGCCTACATCCAGCAGCCTGTCCAGCAG ATGTCGGCGTGTTACTGCTCTTCAGCGCACCACCCCCACTGCTCcggccagcagcagcactaCCGGCCCCCCGTCAACCCGCTGTCCTATAACTGCCCTCAGAGCCAAAACCTGCCCCAGCAACAAG TGCACCAAGCCATGATGCCAAACCCAGCGTCCAGCTACCAGACCATAGTGGGCATGCAGCCAACATCCAACCTCGCGCTCACTGGCAACCAGCAAAGCAATATGGGCAACCAGATGCAAGGCATGATGGTCCAGTACCCTCCAATGCAGTCTTATCAG GTTTCTATGCCACAGCAGACGTACCAGcagccagtgtttgtgtcctgtcaGCCAGGACAGGGGGCGGTGGCTGTGGCTGGCATGCAGCCCTGCTACGGCCTGCTCCCCCCGAACCAGCACACCACCATGAG TTCAACAGTGAGTTTCCTGCCCGCCCAGATGATGGAGCAGCTCCAGTTTCCTCAGACCTCGTCGCCCTGCGTCTCCCAGCAGCACCCGGGACAGCAGTATGCAG GGTTGTTACCCCCGGGCGCCGGCGGCGGCATGGTGATGCTGCAGATGACAGCACCCTCCTGCCAGCCCCGCGCCCCCTCCCCCTGCCAGCGGAAACAGCCCAGCCACAAACACCCGGGCCCCGAGCACCAGCGCGGCCGCCGGCCTGCCGAGCTCCCCGCGCCTCCGGACAACACCCAG agCAGCCTGCCCTTGTCTCCGGCACTCACTCCCTCGCCAGGCCAGCCGCCCAGCGTCAAGGGCCTCCCATCAGGCATCTCGTCCATCCCTGTCATGGCCCACCAcccgcaccaccaccacccgccGCTCCCTACAGCCTTCTGCCACAGTGGACAAG GTGAAGCACACTACTCTCTACTGGGCCAACCTCTGCAGTTCAAACCCTCCATCAGACCTCCGCTGATCCACACTGCCCACATGGTGGCCAAACACCAGATCggacacaccaacacacaccacaTG GGTCCACTGGGGGTTTGGCGTAGCGGTCATGGGAGGAAGGCCAGCAGAAAACCTCTGTCTTCAGATCTCAGTGTAGGTGAAGCAG tgaGCAGTCAGATCCTGGAAGTGACAGATCCTCCGGAGGGGATCAGCTGTACAGACTCCCACCACCTCCTGGCAGAGCTCTGCAAAGGGGGCGAATTGATCCAGCGGCTGTCGGACCATCAGCCCCGGCTGCGCAACACGACCAGGGACGCTCCCGGCGGACACCTGGCCTCATCATACTCCATCTTCGCCATGCTACCCTCCAGATATGCTGTTCCCCCGAGCGCCGCGCTCCACCACGGCGGCCCCCGGGCCACCTTTAAACTCAGAACTAGCGCCAGACACAACGGGGAGCTGTGCGACTCGGACAAGGCCGGCTCATAG